Proteins encoded by one window of Blautia luti:
- a CDS encoding aldo/keto reductase, whose product MNTHPEMEFVQLQINYADWENPAIQSRGCYEVARKHGKPVVIMEPVKGGMLATPPKSVEEILKGAEPESSAASWAVRFTANLEGVITVLSGMSNVEQMQDNLSYMKDFNGLTEKEQETLNKAHQDQR is encoded by the coding sequence CTGAATACACATCCGGAAATGGAATTCGTACAGCTTCAGATTAATTATGCAGACTGGGAAAACCCGGCAATTCAGTCCAGAGGGTGTTATGAAGTAGCACGTAAGCACGGCAAACCGGTTGTAATTATGGAGCCTGTAAAAGGTGGAATGCTTGCAACTCCTCCAAAGAGCGTAGAAGAGATTCTGAAGGGAGCAGAGCCGGAATCTTCCGCAGCATCCTGGGCAGTTCGCTTCACTGCAAACCTGGAAGGCGTGATTACAGTTCTGTCCGGTATGAGCAATGTAGAGCAGATGCAGGACAATCTTTCTTATATGAAAGACTTCAACGGTCTGACAGAGAAAGAGCAGGAAACCCTGAACAAAGCACATCAAGATCAGAGATGA
- a CDS encoding patatin-like phospholipase family protein: MENNKKKGFGMVLEGGGMRGLYTAGVLDELMEQGIYADSTVGVSAGAVFGCNYKSRQIGRTLRYNTRFCKDERYMGLKCWLKTGDVYSRDFAYGEVPWKLDVFDTETYAKSPMKFTVVCTDLENGKPVYHECRKGDKADVEWMRASASIPLAAVPVKLDGKLYLDGGISDSIPVNWMLAQGYEKNVVICTRHLGYRKEHNKMMPLIRLKFRDYPALVKTMDERHIQYNRMLDKIAYLEKEGRIHVIRPDRDISAKVIERDPAELKKIYDVGRKVMKADMEKLKAYLEK; the protein is encoded by the coding sequence ATGGAAAATAACAAAAAGAAAGGATTCGGCATGGTCCTCGAAGGCGGTGGCATGCGCGGCCTGTACACAGCCGGAGTTCTGGATGAGCTGATGGAGCAGGGAATTTACGCAGATTCTACAGTAGGCGTTTCCGCAGGTGCAGTTTTCGGATGCAACTACAAGTCCCGCCAGATCGGACGAACTTTGCGCTACAACACCAGATTCTGCAAAGATGAAAGATACATGGGCTTAAAATGCTGGCTCAAAACCGGTGACGTATACAGCAGAGATTTCGCATACGGAGAGGTACCGTGGAAACTGGATGTTTTTGACACGGAAACCTACGCGAAATCACCGATGAAGTTCACCGTCGTATGCACAGATCTCGAAAACGGCAAACCTGTATACCATGAATGCCGCAAAGGTGACAAAGCGGATGTAGAATGGATGCGTGCTTCCGCATCGATTCCGCTGGCAGCCGTACCGGTAAAACTGGATGGGAAATTATATCTGGACGGCGGTATCTCAGACTCCATCCCAGTAAACTGGATGCTCGCACAGGGCTACGAGAAAAACGTAGTAATCTGCACCCGTCATCTGGGATACAGAAAAGAGCACAATAAAATGATGCCTCTGATCCGCCTGAAATTCCGCGACTATCCGGCGCTTGTAAAAACCATGGATGAACGCCATATTCAGTACAACCGAATGCTGGATAAGATCGCATATCTGGAAAAGGAAGGCAGGATCCATGTCATCCGCCCGGACAGGGATATCAGTGCAAAAGTCATCGAACGTGATCCGGCTGAACTGAAAAAGATTTATGATGTTGGCCGAAAAGTGATGAAAGCAGATATGGAGAAACTGAAAGCATATCTGGAAAAATAA
- the sstT gene encoding serine/threonine transporter SstT, whose translation MKKFWEKWTGIALVKRILVGLILGAILGVAVPQATGISILGDVFVSALKAIAPLLVFFLVISSLCNAGKSHGGVIKTVIILYMFSTVLAAVIAVFASMIFPVEMTLANAVTDTTAPQGIAEVLNNLLLNVVANPVSSLVNANYVGILMWAVLLGLGFRAADKMTKKVLADVADGISTVVTWIINLAPVGIFGLVFNTVSTNGLDIFTTYGKLLVLLVGCMLFIYFVTNPLLVYWCIRQNPYPLIFHCLKKSAITAFFTRSSAANIPVNMKVCEEMGLDRDTYSVTIPLGATINMDGAAITITVMTMATAFTLGIHVDIPTAIILSLLAALSACGASGVAGGSLLLIPMACSLFGISDDISMQVVAVGFIIGVIQDSVETALNSSSDLLLSASAEFRQWRLEGKEIKLK comes from the coding sequence ATGAAGAAATTTTGGGAAAAATGGACCGGGATCGCTCTTGTGAAGCGAATTCTGGTAGGCCTTATTCTGGGTGCGATCCTGGGTGTGGCCGTTCCACAGGCTACGGGCATCTCCATTCTGGGTGATGTATTTGTAAGCGCCTTGAAGGCGATCGCGCCGTTACTGGTATTCTTTCTGGTTATAAGTTCACTATGTAATGCAGGGAAATCACATGGAGGAGTTATTAAGACGGTCATTATCCTGTATATGTTCAGTACAGTACTGGCAGCAGTGATCGCAGTATTCGCCAGCATGATTTTCCCGGTAGAGATGACACTGGCAAATGCCGTAACAGACACTACAGCACCTCAGGGAATTGCAGAGGTACTTAATAACCTTCTGCTGAACGTAGTTGCCAACCCAGTATCTTCTTTGGTAAATGCCAACTATGTGGGAATCCTTATGTGGGCAGTTCTGCTTGGACTTGGTTTCCGTGCAGCAGATAAGATGACGAAAAAAGTTCTGGCTGATGTTGCAGACGGTATTTCCACAGTAGTAACATGGATCATTAACCTGGCACCTGTAGGAATCTTTGGCTTGGTATTTAATACAGTATCTACCAATGGCCTGGACATCTTTACTACATATGGAAAACTTCTTGTTTTACTGGTAGGCTGTATGCTGTTCATCTATTTTGTGACCAACCCGCTTCTGGTTTACTGGTGTATCCGCCAGAATCCATATCCGCTGATCTTCCACTGCCTGAAGAAAAGTGCGATCACAGCTTTCTTCACCAGAAGTTCAGCTGCGAATATTCCTGTAAATATGAAAGTCTGTGAAGAGATGGGACTGGATAGAGATACTTATTCTGTAACCATTCCTCTGGGTGCAACTATTAATATGGACGGCGCAGCTATCACGATCACAGTTATGACTATGGCTACAGCATTTACACTTGGTATCCACGTAGATATTCCTACAGCGATCATCCTCAGCCTTCTGGCTGCATTGTCTGCATGCGGAGCTTCCGGTGTGGCAGGTGGATCACTTCTGCTGATCCCGATGGCATGTTCTCTGTTTGGTATTTCTGATGATATTTCCATGCAGGTTGTTGCTGTTGGATTTATTATCGGAGTAATTCAGGACTCTGTAGAGACTGCATTAAACTCTTCTTCAGACCTTCTGTTATCTGCATCTGCTGAGTTCAGACAGTGGAGACTGGAAGGAAAGGAAATTAAACTCAAATAA
- the uraA gene encoding uracil permease, which translates to MEKRIIQVEEKVPAKLLVPLSIQHMFAMFGASVLVPFMFGINPAIVLLMNGVGTLLFIFITKGKAPAYLGSSFAFLSPGILVMTKFGYQYALGGFVILGIAGMILALIIGKCGTKWIDIVLPTAAMGPVVALIGLELAGSAASTAGLLDDKIDMKNVIVFLVTLGVAVFGQILFRGFLSVIPILIAIIAGYVAAVLCGILDFTAVKEAAFFALPNFQHPKFNLEAILTIFPALLLVTSEHIGHQIVTSKIVGKDLLKDPGLHRSLFADFFSTTLSACMGSVPTTTYGENIGVMAMTKVYSVQVIGGAAVLSICCSFLGKLAALINTIPGPVIGGISFLLYGMIGTSGLRMLVDNKVDYSKSRNLTLTSVVFIVGLSGIALNLGNVKLTGMVLACVVGMALSLVFYILDKLHLTNDQ; encoded by the coding sequence GTGGAAAAAAGAATCATTCAGGTAGAAGAAAAAGTACCTGCCAAACTGTTGGTTCCGCTTAGTATCCAGCATATGTTTGCCATGTTCGGCGCGTCTGTTCTGGTTCCGTTTATGTTCGGGATCAATCCGGCCATCGTACTGCTGATGAACGGTGTGGGAACTTTATTGTTTATTTTTATTACGAAAGGAAAGGCACCGGCTTACCTTGGCTCAAGTTTCGCGTTTTTGTCACCTGGAATCCTGGTTATGACGAAATTCGGATATCAGTATGCACTGGGCGGATTTGTAATTCTTGGTATTGCAGGTATGATCCTGGCTCTGATCATTGGAAAATGTGGAACGAAATGGATTGATATCGTGCTTCCTACAGCAGCAATGGGACCTGTAGTTGCACTGATCGGTCTGGAACTGGCCGGAAGTGCTGCAAGTACAGCTGGTCTTCTGGACGATAAGATAGATATGAAGAATGTGATCGTATTTCTGGTAACGCTGGGAGTTGCTGTATTTGGTCAGATTTTGTTCCGTGGATTTTTATCAGTAATTCCGATCCTGATCGCCATCATTGCAGGATATGTGGCAGCAGTTCTCTGCGGTATTCTGGATTTCACTGCTGTAAAAGAGGCAGCATTTTTTGCACTGCCGAATTTCCAGCATCCGAAATTCAATCTGGAAGCGATCCTGACTATTTTTCCGGCACTTCTGCTGGTTACTTCCGAACATATCGGACATCAGATCGTAACCAGTAAGATCGTAGGAAAAGACCTGCTGAAAGATCCGGGATTACATCGATCTCTGTTTGCAGATTTCTTCTCTACAACACTGTCTGCATGTATGGGTTCCGTTCCGACCACCACTTATGGCGAAAATATCGGTGTTATGGCTATGACAAAGGTATACAGTGTGCAGGTAATCGGAGGCGCGGCAGTTCTTTCTATCTGTTGTTCTTTCCTTGGAAAGCTGGCAGCACTGATCAATACTATTCCGGGACCTGTGATTGGAGGAATTTCATTCCTGCTTTATGGAATGATCGGTACATCAGGACTTCGTATGCTGGTAGACAACAAAGTAGATTACAGCAAATCCAGAAATCTTACGCTGACATCTGTTGTGTTTATCGTAGGTCTTTCCGGAATCGCCCTGAACCTGGGAAATGTAAAACTGACAGGTATGGTTCTGGCATGTGTAGTTGGTATGGCATTGAGCCTGGTATTCTATATCCTGGACAAACTTCATTTGACAAATGATCAGTGA
- a CDS encoding GntR family transcriptional regulator, with amino-acid sequence MHIIINNSSMVPIYEQIMDQIKTAIIKGELHPDTVLPSVRSLSKELKISALTVKKAYDNLEEEGFTVTVHGKGTYVAATNRDLMREEQLKEVESDLEQAVSKGRRFGLNDKEIRDLFEMIMED; translated from the coding sequence ATGCATATAATTATCAATAATTCATCCATGGTACCTATTTATGAACAGATTATGGATCAGATAAAAACTGCCATTATAAAGGGAGAGCTACATCCAGACACCGTGTTACCGTCTGTCCGCAGTCTGTCAAAGGAGCTGAAGATCAGTGCTCTGACAGTCAAGAAAGCCTATGATAATCTGGAAGAAGAGGGATTTACCGTAACTGTTCATGGAAAAGGAACCTACGTTGCAGCTACAAATAGAGACCTGATGAGAGAAGAACAGCTTAAGGAAGTGGAGAGTGACCTGGAACAGGCAGTTTCAAAGGGAAGAAGATTTGGGCTGAACGATAAGGAAATCAGAGATCTTTTTGAAATGATCATGGAGGACTAA
- a CDS encoding ABC transporter ATP-binding protein, which produces MLKISHLQKHYRGFSLDCSMEVQPGMITGLIGRNGSGKSTTFKALLGLIHPDGGEIEVFGKKAEELKPEDKQKLGVVFADSGFSMYLTAAGVANIMKSIYPDFDREKFLQQCRRFNLPTDKKIKEFSTGMKAKFKVLAALSHKAELLILDEPTVGLDVIARDEVLNMLREYMEENESSSILISSHISSDLESLCDDFYMIHAGKIILHEDTDVLLSDYAVLKVSEEEYEKLDQQYLIKIRKEAYGYRCLTNQKQFYMENYPDVVIENGKIDDLVVMMEEQV; this is translated from the coding sequence ATGTTGAAAATCAGTCATTTGCAGAAACATTACAGAGGTTTTTCGCTGGACTGTTCTATGGAAGTACAGCCTGGGATGATTACAGGACTTATTGGAAGAAATGGTTCCGGGAAATCCACAACATTTAAAGCTTTGCTCGGCTTGATTCATCCGGATGGCGGAGAGATAGAGGTCTTTGGGAAAAAGGCAGAAGAGCTTAAGCCGGAGGATAAGCAGAAACTGGGAGTTGTTTTTGCAGATTCAGGCTTCAGTATGTATCTGACAGCAGCGGGCGTGGCCAATATTATGAAAAGCATATATCCGGATTTTGACAGAGAGAAATTCCTGCAGCAGTGCAGAAGATTCAATCTGCCCACAGACAAGAAAATCAAAGAATTTTCCACTGGTATGAAAGCAAAGTTTAAAGTACTGGCAGCATTAAGCCATAAGGCAGAACTGCTGATTCTGGATGAGCCCACAGTTGGTCTGGATGTGATCGCCAGGGATGAGGTGCTGAACATGCTGAGAGAATATATGGAAGAAAATGAAAGCAGTTCTATTCTGATCAGTTCCCATATTTCATCAGATCTGGAGAGTCTTTGTGACGATTTTTATATGATCCATGCCGGAAAAATTATTCTTCATGAGGATACAGATGTACTGCTGTCAGATTATGCAGTTCTTAAAGTTTCAGAAGAAGAGTACGAAAAACTGGATCAGCAATACCTTATTAAGATCCGGAAAGAGGCTTATGGATACAGGTGTCTGACAAACCAGAAACAATTTTATATGGAAAATTATCCGGATGTTGTAATTGAGAATGGAAAGATTGATGATCTGGTAGTGATGATGGAGGAACAGGTATGA
- a CDS encoding ABC-2 transporter permease: protein MKGLFVKDIELMKQQKQFFILVVVMEVILNLAGSGSVSFATGYFTFVTAIFAITTISYDEFDNGLAFLMTLPVTRKQYVAEKYLLGAGLTAAAWGITTITGVICKGVAELQGDLSETIIDSLIYIPLALLMLTASLPLVIHFGAEKGRYIAMVMWAIIIAVVYSLIKTIGLSADAVDAWLNGLNRGMVLAGAVLFTVIVYMGSYWGSVRLMEKKEF, encoded by the coding sequence ATGAAGGGATTATTTGTAAAGGATATAGAACTGATGAAACAGCAGAAACAGTTTTTTATCCTGGTTGTTGTAATGGAAGTCATCCTGAATCTGGCAGGAAGCGGGAGTGTCAGTTTTGCTACAGGATATTTTACGTTTGTCACAGCAATTTTTGCCATTACGACTATAAGTTATGATGAGTTTGATAATGGTCTTGCATTTCTTATGACCTTGCCGGTTACCAGAAAACAATATGTGGCAGAGAAATATCTGCTGGGAGCAGGGCTTACGGCTGCAGCGTGGGGAATTACAACGATAACGGGAGTGATCTGCAAAGGCGTGGCAGAGCTTCAGGGGGACCTGAGTGAGACTATCATCGACAGCCTGATATACATTCCACTGGCACTTCTTATGTTGACGGCATCACTCCCGCTTGTAATACATTTTGGAGCGGAAAAAGGACGTTATATTGCAATGGTCATGTGGGCTATTATAATTGCCGTAGTTTATAGTCTGATAAAAACAATTGGACTTTCAGCAGACGCAGTCGATGCATGGCTGAATGGACTGAACCGGGGAATGGTATTGGCCGGAGCTGTATTGTTTACAGTAATTGTATATATGGGATCTTATTGGGGTAGTGTACGGCTTATGGAGAAGAAAGAATTTTGA
- a CDS encoding ABC transporter substrate-binding protein, producing MKNRYLSTRIMAIMMAAAMVVSAAPAAFAAERADSETIKEDNQPAADADADAQDSADADKTADAEGTKTEYPLTITTYDYDGNEIETTYEKAPEKVLAVYQGSIETMLKLGLEDRLVATAGLDNEVPDDLKEAFSKTNYLDEFTPSLETVTMLEPDMILSWSSLFSDKNLGNVTDWIDKGCNAYYNTNTRPDGDRTLENEFTDILNLGKIFDVQDKAQAIVDDAKAVIDKTLTATADVEEKPSVMVLEPLGEDITNYGAKSLGGDMVTQLGATLANPDASTVGKEDIIAANPDVIFVVYMPYAGDDPETVKNDQLAVIQDDEALQSLDAVKNGRVYPIMLSEMYASATRTQDGIETFAKGLYPDVNLD from the coding sequence ATGAAAAACAGGTATTTATCTACAAGAATTATGGCAATTATGATGGCAGCAGCTATGGTAGTTTCCGCAGCTCCGGCAGCTTTTGCAGCAGAGAGAGCAGACTCTGAGACGATCAAAGAGGACAACCAGCCGGCAGCAGATGCAGATGCAGACGCACAGGATTCAGCAGATGCAGATAAAACAGCAGACGCAGAAGGTACAAAGACAGAATATCCTCTGACCATCACAACCTATGATTATGATGGAAATGAAATTGAAACAACCTATGAAAAGGCACCGGAGAAAGTTCTTGCTGTATATCAGGGAAGCATTGAAACTATGCTGAAACTTGGACTGGAAGACCGCCTTGTAGCTACAGCGGGTCTTGATAATGAAGTTCCGGATGATCTCAAAGAAGCATTCTCTAAAACAAATTATCTTGATGAATTTACCCCATCCCTTGAGACTGTAACGATGTTGGAGCCAGACATGATCTTATCCTGGAGTTCCCTGTTCTCTGATAAAAACCTCGGAAATGTAACAGACTGGATCGACAAAGGCTGCAACGCCTATTACAACACAAACACACGCCCTGACGGAGACAGAACTCTGGAAAATGAATTTACAGATATTTTAAACCTTGGAAAGATTTTTGATGTACAGGACAAAGCACAGGCAATCGTAGATGATGCAAAGGCAGTGATCGATAAAACTCTTACAGCAACAGCAGATGTAGAAGAGAAACCAAGCGTAATGGTTTTGGAACCTCTTGGAGAAGATATCACAAACTATGGTGCAAAGAGCCTTGGTGGAGATATGGTAACACAGTTAGGTGCGACTCTGGCAAACCCGGATGCTTCTACAGTTGGAAAAGAAGATATTATTGCAGCAAATCCTGACGTAATTTTCGTAGTATATATGCCATATGCAGGAGATGATCCGGAAACAGTTAAGAATGACCAGCTTGCAGTTATTCAGGATGACGAAGCACTTCAGAGTCTTGACGCTGTAAAGAACGGTCGTGTTTATCCGATCATGCTCAGCGAGATGTATGCAAGTGCAACACGTACACAGGATGGAATCGAAACATTTGCAAAAGGATTATACCCGGACGTTAATCTTGACTGA
- a CDS encoding FecCD family ABC transporter permease, with protein MKEQVSQTKKGSVLRTSMYVAVLIGLAGFLIFSILAAITFGNADLSLKDVYSVIVYKLFHIKSLSAYAEGAIHDVVWLIRLPRVLLALAVGMALSVCGVVMQAIVQNPLADPYVLGISSGASLGATLAIMLGIGSFLGGNSVGVTAFIGAMITSFAVIAIANMGGKATSAKLILAGMAVSAVCSAFSNFVIYITNDKNAATEVMKWSMGSLAGASWARVGVMLPVTLICVVIFWTQYRNLNLMLLGDEVSITLGTDLHRLRTFYLIVASVMIGFAVYCAGVIGFVGLVIPHVVRILFGTDHRRLLPLSALLGASFLIWCDVACRVILKNSEMPIGVLVSIIGAPCFIYLLVRKSYGFGGSK; from the coding sequence GTGAAAGAACAGGTTTCACAGACAAAAAAAGGCAGTGTGCTCAGAACATCCATGTATGTGGCAGTCCTCATCGGACTTGCAGGATTTCTTATTTTTTCCATACTTGCGGCGATTACTTTTGGTAATGCTGATCTGTCGCTGAAGGATGTGTACAGTGTCATTGTTTATAAATTATTTCATATAAAAAGTCTGTCTGCCTATGCAGAAGGTGCAATTCACGATGTTGTATGGCTGATCCGACTGCCCAGAGTCCTGTTGGCTCTGGCAGTTGGAATGGCTCTTTCTGTATGTGGCGTAGTAATGCAGGCGATCGTGCAGAACCCGCTGGCAGATCCTTATGTACTGGGTATTTCATCTGGTGCATCCCTTGGTGCAACGCTGGCAATCATGCTCGGAATCGGAAGCTTTCTTGGCGGGAACTCTGTCGGAGTTACTGCTTTTATTGGCGCGATGATCACCTCCTTTGCAGTTATTGCTATTGCAAATATGGGAGGAAAGGCAACATCAGCTAAGCTGATCCTTGCCGGAATGGCGGTCAGTGCGGTATGCTCTGCTTTTTCAAATTTTGTTATTTACATTACAAATGACAAAAATGCAGCTACGGAAGTTATGAAATGGAGCATGGGAAGTCTTGCAGGGGCAAGCTGGGCCAGAGTAGGTGTGATGCTTCCGGTTACTCTGATATGTGTGGTCATCTTCTGGACACAGTATCGAAATCTGAATCTGATGCTTTTGGGAGATGAAGTTTCTATCACACTTGGAACAGATTTACACAGATTGAGAACATTTTACCTGATTGTTGCTTCTGTAATGATTGGATTTGCCGTATATTGTGCTGGCGTGATCGGATTTGTAGGACTTGTGATTCCTCATGTAGTCAGGATTCTGTTTGGAACTGACCACAGAAGATTACTTCCACTGAGCGCACTTCTTGGCGCGTCTTTTCTGATCTGGTGTGATGTGGCATGTCGTGTGATCCTGAAGAATTCTGAGATGCCGATTGGTGTGCTGGTATCAATTATCGGTGCTCCATGCTTTATTTATCTGCTTGTGCGGAAATCCTATGGATTTGGAGGTAGCAAGTAA
- a CDS encoding ABC transporter ATP-binding protein: MKITTKDIQVGFHARQILKGISIESQDKELVGIIGPNGSGKSTLLKCIYRILKPDAGAVYLDGEELHSMSVKSSARKMAVVAQHNYYNFDFTVREVVLMGRAPHKKTLERDNAKDYQIVDEALRTVQMETFADRTFSTLSGGEQQRVILARALAQQTPALILDEPTNHLDITHQIMLMELVKKLNVTVISAIHDLNIAAAYCDKIYVLKDGVLEGYGTPQEVLTPELIKRIYQVDSEVVNDSRGKMHILFL; this comes from the coding sequence ATGAAGATCACTACAAAAGATATTCAGGTTGGATTTCACGCCCGACAGATATTAAAAGGCATTTCCATAGAGTCACAGGACAAAGAACTGGTAGGAATCATCGGGCCAAATGGAAGCGGAAAGTCGACGTTGTTAAAATGTATCTACCGTATTCTGAAGCCAGATGCAGGTGCTGTTTATCTGGATGGAGAGGAACTTCATTCTATGAGTGTCAAGAGTTCTGCAAGGAAAATGGCGGTTGTGGCACAGCATAATTACTACAATTTTGATTTCACAGTGCGAGAGGTTGTCCTTATGGGACGTGCACCACATAAAAAAACACTGGAACGAGATAATGCGAAAGATTATCAGATTGTGGATGAAGCATTGAGAACGGTGCAGATGGAGACGTTTGCAGACCGCACATTCTCGACTCTTTCAGGTGGAGAACAGCAGAGAGTAATTCTGGCAAGGGCACTGGCACAGCAGACACCTGCACTGATTCTTGACGAGCCGACGAACCATCTGGACATTACACATCAGATCATGCTGATGGAACTGGTAAAGAAGCTTAACGTAACTGTAATATCAGCTATCCATGATCTGAATATTGCGGCGGCATACTGCGATAAGATTTATGTATTGAAAGATGGTGTGCTGGAAGGATATGGAACTCCACAGGAAGTACTCACTCCGGAGCTGATCAAAAGGATTTACCAGGTAGATTCGGAAGTGGTAAATGACAGCCGCGGGAAGATGCATATTTTATTTTTATAA
- a CDS encoding CGGC domain-containing protein, protein MNKIGILTCIHTNNVCARVGCLAAFQNRTDFFQDYPEDTCLAAMMTCNGCKDANPTDPIEDKGILEKIDRLVSEKISAIHVGVCRLPDGKHECPRMTQICNMIEKRGIKVIRGTHKE, encoded by the coding sequence ATGAATAAGATAGGAATTTTAACGTGTATTCATACTAATAATGTATGCGCCAGAGTTGGATGCCTGGCAGCATTTCAGAACAGAACCGATTTCTTTCAGGATTATCCGGAAGATACCTGTCTGGCAGCAATGATGACCTGCAATGGATGCAAAGACGCCAACCCGACAGACCCCATAGAAGACAAAGGAATCCTGGAAAAGATAGACAGACTGGTCAGCGAAAAGATCAGTGCCATCCACGTAGGTGTCTGTCGTCTCCCGGATGGAAAGCATGAATGTCCAAGGATGACACAGATCTGCAATATGATAGAAAAACGTGGAATCAAAGTGATCAGAGGAACACATAAAGAATAA